The Alkalihalobacillus sp. TS-13 genome contains a region encoding:
- a CDS encoding B3/4 domain-containing protein — translation MIISISDKLKKLVPDLKVGIIQYNNITVDESPKMLSGRLQLFQESLMLEAETKPISTIEPIQEWRSLFKKVGTDPSRYRPSSEALLRRVYKGSKLGSIHSAVDTNNFFSLQYQIPLGVYDQSHIVGNIIIDIGSEEDMYEGINGREVNMEGKIVTRDDRGAFGSPIVDSKRTMVTEKTKQALHVVYFQPSLAEEHATEMLQAIEKMFIQIHGGTAEVDIIK, via the coding sequence ATGATTATTTCCATATCTGATAAATTGAAGAAGCTTGTTCCAGACCTTAAAGTCGGGATCATCCAATACAATAATATCACGGTTGATGAATCACCTAAAATGTTATCTGGCCGCCTGCAGTTATTCCAGGAATCACTAATGCTTGAAGCGGAAACAAAGCCAATTTCAACGATCGAACCTATCCAAGAATGGCGGAGTCTGTTTAAGAAAGTCGGAACTGATCCTTCGCGATACCGCCCATCCTCAGAAGCGCTTCTCCGACGGGTGTATAAAGGTTCAAAGCTCGGCTCGATCCACTCTGCAGTCGATACGAATAACTTTTTCTCCCTACAGTACCAAATACCACTCGGCGTCTATGATCAATCACATATCGTTGGAAATATAATCATTGATATCGGTTCAGAAGAGGATATGTATGAAGGAATTAATGGTCGAGAGGTCAATATGGAAGGTAAGATCGTAACCAGGGATGATAGAGGTGCTTTCGGAAGTCCGATCGTCGATTCGAAACGTACAATGGTGACTGAAAAGACGAAGCAAGCCCTTCATGTCGTCTATTTTCAACCTTCTTTAGCAGAGGAACACGCAACAGAAATGCTCCAGGCTATCGAGAAAATGTTCATCCAGATTCATGGAGGAACAGCTGAAGTGGATATCATCAAGTAA
- a CDS encoding ABC-ATPase domain-containing protein → MDKLRDILNRIDGKGYKAYKDLRGKYRFNDFTLHIDHVQGDPFAAPSKIRLEVPKSKTILREDWESTPSRKVRVEDTIARSVASAIRHQETQAGGSGKSGVITIDRPAQEVLQRTAVELTANAVIICLSIGLPARGRKVLGKQAKKMLFTIIPQVLNDSIFSLEDDTVVEAIELCDQQDAIREFMKGNNLVAFIAEGSILPRESGISDRPLRSDDVVAFVTPASLSISIPVPHKKEPIQGMGIQKGITLIVGGGYHGKSTLLEAIERGIYDHISGDGREFVLTDPNAMKVRAEDGRKITSVDISPFIQNLPFGKATTQFTSEDASGSTSQAATIIESLEAGASALLIDEDTSATNFMIRDERMQQLVSKDKEPITPFIDKVKQLYEEHEVSTLLVMGGSGDYFDVADTVILMDQYRPFDVTSEAKDIARNSISNRKREGGERFGDVQSRKPQASSLDSRKGKRSKVAARGLHTIQYGTTDIKIDFVEQVTDASQTRAIAEILHFVEKKKWLGLLSVSDLLERIETQLNEKGLASFTDFPNQHPGDLARPRMLELASALNRLRTLAIRQ, encoded by the coding sequence ATGGACAAGCTGAGAGATATTCTGAACCGAATCGACGGAAAGGGCTATAAAGCCTATAAAGACCTCCGGGGAAAATATCGATTCAATGATTTCACCCTCCATATCGATCACGTGCAGGGAGATCCGTTTGCAGCTCCCTCCAAGATCAGGTTAGAGGTGCCAAAATCCAAAACAATTTTAAGGGAAGATTGGGAATCGACGCCTTCCCGTAAAGTTAGAGTTGAAGATACGATTGCTCGAAGTGTAGCGAGTGCGATCCGACATCAGGAGACACAAGCAGGCGGTTCGGGTAAAAGCGGAGTCATAACCATCGACCGTCCGGCTCAGGAAGTGTTGCAACGCACTGCTGTCGAGCTGACGGCAAATGCGGTCATTATCTGTCTTTCAATCGGACTACCAGCAAGAGGCCGGAAAGTGCTCGGAAAACAGGCAAAAAAGATGTTGTTTACGATCATCCCACAGGTTTTAAATGACTCGATTTTCTCATTAGAAGACGATACCGTTGTGGAAGCGATCGAACTGTGCGATCAACAAGATGCGATCCGTGAGTTTATGAAAGGAAACAATCTTGTTGCGTTTATAGCTGAAGGATCGATTTTACCGAGGGAGAGTGGGATCAGTGACCGTCCACTCCGCTCAGATGATGTGGTCGCATTTGTAACACCAGCCTCTTTAAGTATCTCGATACCTGTACCGCACAAAAAAGAACCGATTCAAGGGATGGGGATCCAGAAAGGCATCACTCTCATCGTCGGTGGTGGGTATCATGGTAAGAGTACGTTGCTTGAAGCGATCGAGCGGGGGATTTATGATCATATCAGCGGAGACGGTCGTGAGTTCGTTCTGACAGACCCAAATGCAATGAAAGTACGTGCAGAAGATGGACGTAAAATCACAAGTGTGGATATTTCTCCGTTCATTCAAAACTTACCATTTGGAAAAGCAACGACTCAATTCACTTCAGAGGATGCAAGCGGTAGTACGTCACAAGCTGCTACGATTATTGAATCCCTGGAGGCTGGGGCTAGTGCATTATTGATTGATGAAGATACAAGCGCGACAAACTTCATGATCAGGGATGAACGGATGCAGCAGCTTGTCTCGAAGGATAAAGAGCCGATCACACCATTTATTGATAAAGTGAAGCAGCTTTATGAAGAGCATGAGGTTTCCACTTTGCTCGTCATGGGTGGTTCTGGTGATTATTTTGATGTAGCGGACACGGTGATTTTAATGGATCAATACCGACCATTCGACGTTACAAGTGAAGCAAAAGACATCGCTCGAAACTCGATTTCCAATCGGAAAAGGGAAGGTGGAGAGCGCTTTGGGGATGTTCAGTCAAGGAAGCCTCAAGCATCCAGTCTCGATAGCAGGAAAGGGAAACGGTCGAAGGTGGCGGCGAGAGGGCTTCATACGATTCAGTACGGTACGACTGATATCAAAATCGATTTTGTTGAGCAGGTGACGGATGCAAGCCAGACGAGAGCGATTGCTGAAATCCTTCATTTTGTAGAGAAAAAGAAATGGTTAGGATTGCTTTCGGTATCTGACCTTTTGGAGCGAATTGAAACACAGTTGAATGAAAAAGGGCTTGCCTCTTTTACAGACTTTCCCAATCAGCATCCTGGTGACTTGGCAAGACCGCGTATGTTAGAATTAGCTTCAGCATTGAATAGATTGAGAACGCTAGCTATACGTCAGTAG
- the queG gene encoding tRNA epoxyqueuosine(34) reductase QueG: MTGAQLKERVIAYSKSIGIDKIGFTTADPFTELKERLRTQQENGFQSGFEEQDIEKRTHPELLLPKAKSIISIALAYPSKMKDAPRSTKEDRRGIFCRASWGKDYHDVLREKMKQLEQYILEQEPEAKVVSMVDTGELSDRAVAERAGIGWSGKNCATITPEFGSYVYLGELITTIAFEPDQPMIDQCGTCNKCVDACPTGALVTGGQLDSNKCIAFLTQTKGFLPERYREKLGNRLYGCDTCQQVCPENKGKDFHHHSEMEPDPEIAKPKLKPLLTMSNREFKEKFGPVSGSWRGKKPIQRNAIIALGNFKDDTALPELVHVLNEDPRPVIRGTAAWALGKIGGSEAEHVLKSAKERENDENVLAEVNRSLDMIDNGVKS, encoded by the coding sequence ATGACAGGTGCCCAGTTAAAAGAAAGAGTCATTGCATATAGTAAATCAATCGGAATCGATAAAATAGGCTTTACAACAGCTGATCCGTTCACAGAATTGAAGGAGCGGCTCAGAACACAGCAAGAGAACGGGTTTCAATCTGGATTCGAAGAACAGGACATTGAAAAACGAACGCATCCAGAACTACTGCTTCCGAAAGCGAAATCGATCATATCAATTGCTCTCGCCTATCCTTCAAAAATGAAGGATGCACCGAGAAGCACAAAGGAAGACCGACGAGGGATTTTTTGCCGTGCTTCATGGGGGAAAGATTACCATGATGTATTGCGTGAAAAGATGAAACAGTTGGAACAATATATTCTGGAACAAGAACCAGAAGCGAAAGTCGTGTCGATGGTCGATACTGGAGAATTATCGGATCGTGCAGTTGCTGAGCGTGCTGGGATCGGTTGGAGCGGGAAGAACTGTGCAACCATTACACCTGAGTTTGGCTCCTATGTATATTTAGGCGAATTGATTACGACGATCGCATTTGAACCTGATCAACCGATGATAGATCAATGTGGTACGTGTAATAAGTGTGTCGATGCATGTCCGACTGGTGCTCTTGTAACAGGCGGTCAATTGGATTCGAATAAGTGCATTGCTTTTCTGACACAGACGAAAGGATTTCTTCCAGAACGTTACCGCGAAAAACTTGGAAACAGACTTTATGGATGTGATACTTGTCAGCAGGTTTGCCCTGAAAACAAAGGGAAAGACTTTCATCATCATTCTGAAATGGAGCCTGACCCAGAAATCGCAAAACCGAAATTGAAACCTTTGCTAACAATGAGTAACCGAGAATTCAAAGAGAAATTCGGTCCGGTATCTGGTTCTTGGAGAGGGAAGAAACCGATCCAGCGAAATGCTATCATCGCCTTAGGTAATTTTAAAGATGATACAGCTCTTCCGGAACTGGTGCATGTTCTTAATGAAGACCCTCGTCCTGTGATTCGAGGAACAGCAGCATGGGCGCTCGGAAAAATTGGAGGGTCTGAAGCTGAACACGTGCTTAAATCGGCGAAAGAGAGAGAAAATGACGAGAATGTACTAGCTGAAGTAAATAGAAGCCTTGATATGATCGATAATGGCGTCAAATCGTGA
- a CDS encoding methylated-DNA--[protein]-cysteine S-methyltransferase codes for METTISVQYGEMDSAIGPLTLLKTENGLCRIDFGSAEENLPLIKAWLKKQSLKAELFYHQESFGPYMKQIEEYFLHQRRDFDFPIDLFGTPFQRKVWEGLRNIPYGETYSYKDVATMIGSPKSVRAVGSANNKNPLPIVIPCHRVIGSNGALVGYGGGLDKKEVLLDLEQQPSQICS; via the coding sequence ATGGAGACGACAATCAGTGTACAATATGGGGAAATGGACAGTGCAATCGGTCCACTTACGTTATTAAAAACTGAAAATGGATTATGTCGCATTGATTTTGGATCTGCCGAGGAGAATCTTCCTCTTATCAAAGCTTGGTTGAAGAAGCAATCTTTAAAGGCTGAGCTTTTTTATCACCAGGAGTCTTTTGGCCCTTATATGAAGCAGATCGAGGAATATTTCCTGCATCAGCGCAGGGATTTTGACTTTCCTATTGATCTATTCGGCACCCCGTTCCAGCGTAAAGTCTGGGAGGGGCTTAGAAACATTCCTTATGGAGAGACCTACTCGTATAAGGATGTCGCGACGATGATCGGATCGCCTAAGTCAGTCAGAGCAGTTGGAAGTGCAAACAATAAGAACCCGCTTCCAATCGTCATACCTTGCCACCGTGTGATCGGAAGCAACGGTGCTCTCGTTGGTTATGGCGGAGGACTTGATAAGAAAGAAGTATTATTGGATTTAGAACAACAACCATCACAGATCTGTTCATAG
- a CDS encoding amidase domain-containing protein, which yields MDWLISLQEFIEEQNASFTTDRIRDNRISTLEREALVRRAKSLKSRNAVIVNAQVKAKILDRNSVEVKTEEIKYLIKRSYLIKQPSNFYVEESIERRKALIKNNEIELDHSLEQEGLHDSNLTAVERDEEVMSMPRYKYNRLEAVKYAERWWNSHNPAYKLFENDCTNFISQCLHAGGAPMRGYPNRSKGWWFRSNNWSYSWTVANTLRWHLSGSKQGLRGQEMPSPEYLVPGDVICYDFNGDGRWQHNTIVVAKDEQGMPLVNAHTHNSRMRYWDYTDSTAYTPEIKYKFFRIIDG from the coding sequence ATGGATTGGCTCATTTCTTTACAAGAATTTATCGAAGAACAGAATGCCTCCTTCACCACGGACCGGATAAGGGATAACCGCATCAGCACCCTGGAGCGTGAAGCTTTGGTACGGCGTGCCAAAAGTCTCAAGTCAAGAAATGCAGTAATCGTCAACGCTCAAGTAAAGGCGAAAATTCTTGACCGGAATTCTGTCGAAGTAAAAACTGAAGAGATTAAGTACTTGATAAAACGATCATATCTGATCAAACAACCTTCCAACTTTTATGTTGAGGAATCCATTGAAAGACGGAAAGCATTGATAAAAAATAACGAAATTGAACTTGATCATTCATTAGAACAAGAGGGACTTCATGACTCCAATTTGACTGCGGTCGAGCGTGATGAAGAAGTGATGTCGATGCCCCGTTATAAATACAATCGGCTTGAAGCGGTGAAATATGCAGAACGATGGTGGAATTCACATAACCCAGCCTATAAACTGTTCGAGAATGATTGTACGAACTTCATATCACAATGCTTGCATGCAGGTGGGGCACCGATGAGAGGGTATCCGAATCGTTCCAAAGGCTGGTGGTTCAGAAGCAACAATTGGAGCTACAGCTGGACGGTGGCCAATACGTTGAGGTGGCACTTGAGCGGTTCAAAACAGGGGTTGCGAGGTCAGGAGATGCCTTCACCTGAATATTTGGTTCCAGGTGATGTCATTTGTTATGACTTCAATGGGGACGGAAGATGGCAGCACAATACGATTGTCGTCGCAAAGGATGAGCAGGGCATGCCGTTGGTGAATGCCCATACACATAACAGCCGGATGCGCTATTGGGACTATACCGACTCTACTGCATACACTCCGGAAATAAAATATAAATTCTTTCGGATCATAGACGGATAA
- the trmL gene encoding tRNA (uridine(34)/cytosine(34)/5-carboxymethylaminomethyluridine(34)-2'-O)-methyltransferase TrmL, with translation MAVHIVLFQPEIPANTGNIARTCAATDTTLHLIRPLGFSTDDKMLKRAGLDYWQYVNIVYYNSIDEFFEQTEGEYFFLTKYGEKPHTSFDYSKPEVNYYFVFGRETDGLPDEIIEKNKDRCLRIPMNENVRSLNLSNTAAILVYEALRQQDYLHLR, from the coding sequence TTGGCTGTACATATCGTACTTTTCCAACCCGAAATTCCAGCTAACACAGGAAATATCGCAAGAACCTGTGCCGCAACGGATACGACACTCCATCTGATCCGTCCTCTTGGGTTTTCAACGGATGATAAGATGCTGAAGAGGGCAGGATTGGATTACTGGCAGTATGTGAATATCGTTTATTATAATTCGATAGATGAATTTTTCGAGCAAACAGAAGGGGAGTATTTTTTCCTGACGAAATATGGGGAAAAACCGCACACGTCCTTCGATTACAGCAAACCGGAAGTGAACTACTATTTTGTGTTCGGACGGGAGACGGATGGGCTTCCAGACGAGATCATCGAGAAAAATAAAGATAGGTGTTTGCGAATTCCGATGAACGAGAATGTCCGTTCTTTGAACCTTTCCAACACAGCTGCGATTCTCGTATATGAAGCGTTGAGGCAGCAAGATTATCTGCATTTGAGGTAA
- a CDS encoding YufK family protein, with product MGKNTYLTGYFPLFAIILFSASFGFYSQVLLIEQLERLGIYRGMTELFSIGQVQVALWFVCALLFFMLFAALKLISDTLVELSLFFFSKESEGDTLNRIRGGSSIFLIGSLCSIVVVQSSVLLPIIFLLSCFIYFFYFVFKASNTLSIAGMFGLVFMHLLFWVSFSTGVTYSVLKVYKALMSGIMSA from the coding sequence TTGGGGAAAAATACATATTTGACTGGGTATTTTCCGTTATTTGCGATCATCCTGTTCAGCGCATCTTTCGGGTTTTACTCACAAGTTCTGTTGATCGAGCAGCTAGAGCGGCTCGGCATATATCGTGGGATGACAGAGTTGTTTTCAATTGGTCAGGTGCAGGTGGCTCTCTGGTTCGTGTGTGCATTGTTGTTCTTCATGTTGTTTGCCGCACTCAAGTTGATTTCCGATACACTGGTCGAGCTCTCGCTTTTTTTCTTTTCAAAAGAAAGTGAAGGGGATACATTGAATAGGATTCGTGGAGGCAGTTCGATTTTTCTGATTGGGAGTCTTTGTTCCATTGTTGTCGTTCAGTCTTCTGTCTTGCTGCCGATCATCTTTTTGCTGTCTTGTTTCATTTATTTCTTTTACTTCGTTTTTAAAGCGAGTAATACGCTATCGATTGCAGGGATGTTCGGGCTCGTCTTCATGCACTTGCTTTTTTGGGTGAGCTTTTCGACAGGTGTTACTTATTCAGTATTGAAAGTTTATAAAGCGCTGATGTCTGGGATCATGTCAGCATAA
- a CDS encoding transglycosylase domain-containing protein, with amino-acid sequence MKLFVGYIMIISLLLSSFLLTEKVWGEIKSIKLPSEIIENELPIDSMHLSRSSTILADDGSVIDTIHGTEHRIYIPYEQLPSSVIHAFVAAEDNHFFKHPGVDGTAVARAIVVNAKSGGIDQGGSTITQQLARNLFLSHTKTYKRKLHEAFYSYRLEQELTKEMILELYSNAIYFGSGNYGIATASQFYFGKSVDQLSLAETALLCGIPNNPNQYDPTKNMDQSLKRQHHVLKKMLENKYIKEEEYNKALNEEISLNITRPIHAFPDYTTYTLQELRELVSYSEGFEDRIEKAETIEEKTAIRSELDHFVHQLIYEKGIRVETHLDQTIQINAQKQLQQLPKDVEGAFVVIDHATYRLKAIVGGKNMNANEFNRAYQAYRQPGSAIKPLLAFVPYIEKKALPLNVPVDAAPFCKRGYCPANYGNATYNNVTLKNALGKSINTAAVRMVDSIGIEYAFQFLEPFSFQKVSTEDYRITAVLGGFDHGVSPLELSDAYTTFSNNGHYQPTRAIKSVHTTDGKLLYQWKEKPEQVWSVDTNRKMRTLLNYVMANGTGQKARIQSSYIGGKTGTTNNNKDLWFVGLTDRYTAGIWVGKDRPAPINSVQSRALHLKIWKDIMNQTEK; translated from the coding sequence TTGAAACTTTTCGTTGGATACATTATGATCATCAGCCTGCTGCTCAGTTCCTTTTTATTGACCGAGAAGGTTTGGGGTGAAATCAAGAGCATCAAGCTACCCTCTGAAATAATCGAAAATGAATTACCGATAGACTCGATGCACTTGTCAAGAAGCTCGACAATTCTTGCAGATGACGGCTCTGTCATTGACACGATCCATGGAACCGAGCATCGGATATACATACCATATGAACAGTTGCCCAGTTCGGTGATTCATGCCTTTGTTGCAGCAGAAGATAATCATTTTTTTAAACACCCGGGAGTCGATGGAACCGCAGTTGCCCGTGCCATCGTTGTCAATGCAAAGTCCGGGGGGATAGACCAGGGCGGAAGTACCATCACACAGCAGCTCGCTAGAAATTTATTTTTATCCCACACGAAAACATACAAACGCAAGCTGCACGAAGCTTTCTATTCCTATCGTTTGGAACAGGAATTGACGAAAGAGATGATACTAGAGCTATATAGCAATGCAATCTATTTTGGAAGTGGCAACTACGGAATTGCAACGGCCAGCCAGTTTTATTTCGGAAAATCAGTTGATCAGCTTTCCCTAGCTGAAACCGCTCTGCTTTGCGGAATTCCGAACAACCCGAACCAATATGACCCGACCAAAAATATGGATCAATCGTTGAAACGTCAGCATCATGTCTTGAAAAAGATGCTTGAAAACAAGTACATAAAAGAAGAGGAATACAACAAGGCTTTGAACGAGGAAATTTCCCTGAATATCACACGCCCAATTCATGCCTTTCCAGATTATACGACCTACACGCTTCAAGAATTGCGGGAGCTTGTTTCTTACTCAGAGGGATTTGAAGATAGGATTGAAAAAGCAGAAACGATAGAGGAAAAGACGGCAATTCGCTCGGAATTGGACCACTTCGTCCATCAGCTGATTTATGAAAAAGGGATTCGCGTGGAAACGCACCTTGATCAAACCATACAAATAAATGCTCAAAAACAGCTGCAGCAATTACCGAAAGATGTCGAGGGTGCATTTGTGGTGATTGATCATGCAACATACAGATTGAAGGCGATCGTCGGCGGTAAAAATATGAATGCGAATGAATTCAATCGTGCCTACCAAGCGTATCGGCAGCCAGGTTCAGCGATAAAACCGCTGTTGGCATTTGTCCCTTATATCGAAAAAAAGGCACTGCCTCTTAATGTTCCTGTCGATGCAGCACCATTTTGTAAACGAGGGTATTGTCCTGCCAACTATGGCAATGCAACTTACAACAACGTAACTTTGAAAAACGCGCTCGGCAAATCGATCAACACAGCAGCGGTCCGAATGGTCGACTCAATCGGAATCGAGTATGCTTTTCAATTTCTAGAGCCTTTTTCTTTTCAAAAGGTTTCAACAGAAGACTACAGAATCACAGCTGTACTCGGAGGCTTCGACCACGGGGTCTCCCCATTAGAGCTTAGCGATGCCTACACGACTTTCAGTAACAACGGGCACTATCAACCAACACGTGCAATCAAAAGTGTGCACACGACTGACGGCAAGCTTCTCTATCAATGGAAGGAGAAACCGGAACAAGTATGGTCTGTTGATACGAATCGAAAAATGCGCACACTGCTAAACTATGTCATGGCAAACGGCACTGGGCAGAAAGCTAGGATCCAATCCAGCTATATCGGCGGAAAAACAGGTACGACCAACAACAATAAAGATTTATGGTTTGTAGGCTTGACGGATCGTTATACAGCAGGAATATGGGTCGGCAAGGACCGCCCGGCTCCTATCAATTCTGTACAAAGCCGGGCACTGCATCTGAAAATCTGGAAAGACATCATGAACCAGACTGAAAAGTGA
- a CDS encoding PrkA family serine protein kinase, whose protein sequence is MDILGKLQQYREEEKRLVWEGTFAEYLEILRERPEVAQSAHSRVYNMIKSHGIEEVNGKKRYNFFSNQIFGLEDAVERLVEEYFHPSAKRLDVRKRILLLMGPVSGGKSTIVTMLKRGLEAYSRTDEGAVYAIKGCPMHEDPLHLIPQSMREDFFNQYGIRVEGSLSPLNMMRLEQEYDGRIEDVMIERIFFSEDKRTGIGTFSPSDPKSQDIADLTGSIDFSTIAEFGSESDPRAYRFDGELNKANRGMMEFQEMLKCDEKFLWHLLSLTQEGNFKAGRFALISADELIVAHTNEAEYKSFISNKKNEALHSRIIVMPIPYNLKVTEEEKIYEKMINDSDIADFHIAPHALRVAAIFSVLTRMKESTKQGVDFVKKMRLYDGENVEGFNHADVEELKKEFPDEGMSGIDPRYVINRISSAIIRKDVPAISPLDVLRSLKDGLDQHASISKEDREKYINFISVARKEYDDIAKKEVQKAFVYSYEESAKTLMDNYLDNVEAYCNKNKLRDPLTGDEMNPDEKLMRSIEEQIGISENAKKAFREEILIRISAYARKGKKFDYNSHERLREAIQKKLFADLKDVVKITTSTKTPDESQLKKVNEVIARLIDEYGYNSISANELLRYVGSLLNR, encoded by the coding sequence ATGGATATTTTAGGGAAACTACAGCAATACCGGGAAGAGGAAAAAAGATTGGTTTGGGAAGGTACCTTCGCTGAATATTTGGAAATCTTACGAGAGCGTCCTGAAGTTGCTCAATCTGCCCATTCTCGTGTTTATAATATGATTAAGAGCCATGGAATTGAAGAGGTGAATGGGAAGAAACGATATAATTTCTTTTCCAACCAGATTTTCGGGTTGGAGGATGCGGTTGAGCGATTAGTTGAGGAGTACTTTCACCCATCAGCAAAACGATTGGATGTCCGTAAACGTATTCTACTCTTGATGGGACCCGTGAGTGGTGGTAAGTCTACGATTGTGACGATGTTGAAAAGAGGTTTGGAAGCTTATTCTAGAACAGATGAAGGCGCTGTATATGCCATAAAGGGGTGCCCGATGCATGAAGACCCGCTGCATCTGATCCCGCAATCAATGCGGGAGGACTTTTTCAACCAGTATGGAATCCGGGTAGAAGGATCGCTGTCGCCATTGAATATGATGCGGCTTGAGCAGGAATATGACGGACGCATTGAAGACGTCATGATCGAGCGGATTTTCTTTAGCGAGGATAAGCGGACAGGTATCGGTACATTCAGCCCTTCTGATCCGAAATCCCAGGATATCGCAGACTTGACTGGAAGCATCGACTTTTCTACGATTGCAGAGTTTGGTTCAGAATCCGATCCTCGTGCTTACCGGTTCGACGGGGAACTGAATAAGGCTAACCGAGGAATGATGGAGTTCCAGGAAATGTTGAAGTGTGATGAAAAATTCCTATGGCATTTGCTATCGTTGACACAGGAAGGGAATTTCAAGGCTGGAAGATTCGCTCTCATTTCCGCTGATGAACTTATCGTGGCTCATACGAACGAAGCTGAATACAAGTCGTTCATATCAAATAAGAAAAATGAGGCATTGCATTCACGTATCATCGTCATGCCGATCCCGTACAATTTGAAAGTGACAGAAGAAGAGAAGATTTATGAAAAAATGATCAATGACAGCGATATTGCCGACTTCCATATTGCGCCGCACGCTTTAAGAGTCGCAGCGATTTTCTCTGTTTTGACTCGTATGAAAGAATCCACCAAACAAGGCGTCGATTTTGTGAAAAAGATGCGGCTTTATGATGGTGAAAATGTTGAAGGGTTCAACCATGCTGATGTGGAAGAACTGAAAAAAGAGTTTCCAGATGAAGGGATGAGCGGGATCGATCCTCGGTATGTCATCAACCGGATTTCTTCTGCAATCATACGTAAAGATGTTCCTGCTATCAGTCCGCTTGATGTACTCCGCTCGCTGAAGGATGGACTGGATCAGCACGCGTCCATTTCCAAAGAAGATCGTGAAAAGTATATCAATTTTATTTCTGTTGCACGTAAAGAGTACGATGATATCGCGAAGAAAGAAGTACAAAAAGCATTTGTGTATTCTTATGAAGAATCAGCGAAAACCCTTATGGACAATTATCTTGATAATGTCGAAGCGTATTGTAATAAGAACAAGCTGCGTGACCCATTGACTGGTGATGAAATGAATCCAGATGAAAAACTAATGCGTTCGATTGAAGAACAGATTGGTATTTCTGAGAATGCGAAGAAAGCGTTCCGTGAAGAAATCTTGATCCGTATTTCGGCTTATGCACGTAAAGGGAAAAAATTCGATTACAATTCACATGAGCGTCTCCGCGAAGCGATCCAGAAGAAACTGTTCGCTGACCTTAAAGATGTTGTGAAGATCACCACATCGACGAAAACACCGGATGAATCACAGCTGAAGAAAGTCAACGAAGTCATCGCCCGTTTAATCGATGAATATGGCTATAACTCGATCTCAGCCAACGAACTTCTCCGATATGTCGGAAGCCTTCTTAACAGATAA
- the lepB gene encoding signal peptidase I, giving the protein MTKTKNSFWEWIKAIGIALLIAFVVRHFLFTNYVVYGESMMPTIQEGNRLIVNKINYDIKKPQRFDLIVFKANEQEDYIKRIIGLPGDKIEYRDDKLYINNEPVEEKYLERFRKDLQEGSQLTGDFTLKDITGKERVPEGTVFVLGDNRLHSIDSRHIGFVPLENVVGEVNLRYWPMSEFQVIH; this is encoded by the coding sequence ATGACCAAAACAAAAAATAGTTTTTGGGAATGGATCAAGGCGATTGGAATTGCACTTCTGATTGCGTTTGTAGTTCGTCATTTTCTCTTCACGAACTATGTCGTATATGGTGAATCTATGATGCCTACCATTCAGGAAGGTAATCGTTTAATCGTTAATAAAATCAATTATGACATCAAAAAGCCCCAGCGGTTTGACTTGATTGTATTTAAAGCGAATGAACAAGAGGATTATATCAAGCGGATCATTGGTCTTCCTGGTGATAAAATCGAATACCGTGACGATAAACTGTACATTAACAATGAACCTGTGGAAGAAAAGTACTTAGAACGTTTCAGGAAAGATCTTCAGGAGGGCTCCCAGTTAACAGGAGACTTCACTTTGAAAGACATCACTGGTAAGGAACGGGTGCCCGAGGGAACCGTCTTCGTGCTAGGTGATAACCGCCTTCATAGTATCGACAGCCGTCATATCGGATTCGTCCCGCTTGAAAATGTTGTCGGGGAAGTCAATCTAAGATATTGGCCGATGTCAGAATTCCAAGTCATCCATTGA